A part of Paenibacillus sp. 481 genomic DNA contains:
- a CDS encoding sensor histidine kinase has product MSAFVKKYDRFIGLSVTLFVLLAIYIHAASFQHPYVGLYIGSTDNGWQIERIDPMGEAHSWPIQQGDTVRLVNGLLPDEMIRSDEMVQYEHMGSGLLLIEHASSISFQRSNEVSWTEDVVLTGQQWFNQVLAIVLESILLAMGLMAYFKKRESYLVRSFFMINVLMAVTILTLFSSEMYISNLILIHCAIWMPYALLSFFIIFVFRSVQPALRRTMLLFRLGLLGLSLFAIVTFIQGHIADWLRGSVHLIFIAMLVGIGIIAYVYWKSLDLIEKNQLLTFVIVLYLSLLPYIFLVAIPDLLWQDYLLRPEYALIGFVLLSAVIMWLLVKRNMLDMRFYMRSIVLHSLYLGSCLLLFVAAAKWERMWQLLLLFAIFAALTYVYQHSLSIMRQKAVSRQTWLQQQQFKLSLQWMEHKNVRGLIRMLADVIDYTVEVEGVCVVWKEPSYATVHGTGKYAGAETTITTITNITNMRDAVYRTLEMQYDFAYIMDLVDPESGDELGYLCIGPKRNQTLFTDEERKLVELVRAETLQLLVNARQLSAMRQEGEQKSGEETTNWLATLQTPQRILEAQQAERMRTSYYLHDHILQNIIFMSRDIEELYATGDVRKARVQAWLSCLYGTQQDIRLLCDDLYPHIIDNVGLKEAVEWHVRSMKSQLATHSIQVELCYELDPQLELPQWLKATLFRINRELINNVFKHGQASAVHVCVWQTAENIHLKVDDNGKGFDVAHVFDDHASQSFGLITIHNQVQQLGGLFRIESDVDKGTCVHVQIPLIKEEGSHGFAHKSDVAG; this is encoded by the coding sequence ATGAGCGCATTCGTGAAAAAGTACGATCGATTCATTGGCTTAAGTGTGACACTGTTTGTACTGTTAGCGATTTATATTCATGCTGCCTCGTTTCAGCATCCTTATGTCGGGCTATACATTGGTTCCACCGACAACGGCTGGCAAATTGAACGCATCGATCCGATGGGCGAAGCCCATAGTTGGCCTATTCAGCAGGGAGATACGGTTCGACTTGTAAACGGCCTGCTTCCTGATGAAATGATACGGTCTGACGAAATGGTTCAATATGAACACATGGGCTCAGGGCTGCTGCTCATTGAACATGCGAGCTCGATCAGCTTTCAACGGAGTAATGAGGTATCTTGGACAGAGGATGTCGTCCTAACTGGGCAACAGTGGTTTAATCAGGTGCTTGCGATTGTGCTGGAAAGTATTTTGTTAGCCATGGGGTTAATGGCCTATTTTAAAAAAAGAGAGTCGTATCTTGTTCGCAGTTTCTTTATGATTAATGTGTTGATGGCTGTTACGATCTTAACGTTGTTTTCTTCCGAAATGTATATCTCCAATCTAATTCTTATTCATTGTGCGATTTGGATGCCTTACGCGCTACTCTCTTTTTTCATCATCTTTGTGTTTAGGTCCGTGCAACCCGCACTCAGGCGTACAATGTTATTGTTTCGCCTTGGTTTACTAGGTTTGTCGTTATTTGCGATCGTTACGTTCATACAAGGACATATTGCTGACTGGCTTCGTGGTTCGGTGCATCTTATTTTTATCGCTATGTTAGTTGGTATTGGCATCATTGCCTACGTTTATTGGAAATCACTAGATTTGATTGAGAAAAATCAGCTACTTACCTTTGTTATCGTGTTATATCTCAGCTTACTGCCGTACATTTTTTTGGTTGCGATACCGGATTTGCTATGGCAGGACTATTTGTTGCGCCCTGAATATGCGTTGATCGGATTTGTCTTGTTGTCAGCTGTCATCATGTGGTTACTCGTCAAGCGAAACATGCTAGATATGCGTTTTTACATGCGTAGCATTGTGCTGCATAGTTTGTATTTGGGCAGTTGTCTGCTGCTATTTGTAGCGGCGGCTAAATGGGAACGGATGTGGCAGTTGCTGCTACTATTCGCCATCTTTGCGGCTTTGACTTATGTGTATCAGCATAGTTTATCCATCATGAGGCAAAAGGCCGTATCTCGGCAAACTTGGCTGCAACAGCAGCAGTTCAAGCTATCTCTGCAATGGATGGAGCACAAAAATGTGCGCGGACTCATCCGCATGCTCGCCGATGTTATCGATTACACCGTTGAGGTTGAAGGCGTGTGCGTTGTATGGAAAGAACCGAGTTATGCGACGGTACACGGTACAGGTAAATATGCTGGTGCTGAGACGACCATAACGACCATAACGAACATAACGAACATGAGGGATGCAGTCTACCGTACGCTAGAGATGCAGTACGATTTTGCGTACATAATGGATCTTGTTGATCCTGAGTCTGGCGATGAACTTGGCTATTTGTGTATCGGCCCGAAAAGGAATCAGACCTTATTTACAGACGAAGAACGCAAGCTAGTCGAACTTGTTCGCGCGGAGACGCTGCAATTGTTAGTGAATGCAAGACAATTATCTGCTATGCGGCAGGAAGGAGAGCAGAAGTCCGGCGAGGAGACGACCAACTGGCTAGCAACATTACAAACCCCGCAACGGATACTGGAAGCGCAGCAGGCAGAGCGAATGCGGACATCGTATTATCTACACGATCATATTTTGCAAAATATTATTTTTATGTCGCGTGATATCGAGGAGTTGTATGCGACTGGTGATGTACGTAAAGCGCGTGTTCAAGCTTGGCTTTCCTGCCTGTACGGGACGCAGCAAGATATTCGCTTGCTATGCGATGATCTATATCCACATATCATCGATAATGTGGGACTTAAGGAAGCGGTGGAATGGCATGTGCGTTCCATGAAGAGCCAATTGGCAACGCACTCTATTCAAGTTGAGCTATGTTATGAATTGGACCCGCAGTTGGAACTACCACAATGGCTCAAGGCGACCTTGTTTCGCATCAATCGGGAGCTGATCAACAACGTGTTCAAGCATGGACAGGCAAGCGCGGTTCACGTTTGTGTTTGGCAGACGGCCGAAAATATTCATCTAAAGGTGGACGACAACGGAAAGGGCTTTGATGTGGCGCATGTATTTGATGATCATGCCAGCCAATCGTTTGGTTTGATTACGATTCACAATCAGGTGCAGCAGCTTGGCGGGCTGTTTCGAATTGAATCTGACGTGGACAAGGGAACATGTGTCCATGTGCAAATTCCGTTGATAAAGGAGGAAGGAAGTCATGGATTCGCGCATAAAAGTGATGTTGCTGGATGA
- a CDS encoding response regulator transcription factor, with the protein MDSRIKVMLLDDHPLMMEALKDRLDREPDIQVVATFQHPRQLLDHIEYHNADVIVMDISMPHMNGFELAAVLKERYGLALKMIMLSGYCYDAYVTKAYEMGVHAYLSKQATYPQIINAIRQSALGHVLMSDKWLTHTRTDKLTLTEREVLTRVAQEMTNKQIACELMMSQRTVEHHLSSMNQKLGVRTRIGAVAKGYELGLLGQMTIAGDDSNR; encoded by the coding sequence ATGGATTCGCGCATAAAAGTGATGTTGCTGGATGATCATCCTTTAATGATGGAAGCGTTAAAGGATCGGCTTGATAGGGAGCCTGATATTCAAGTCGTAGCCACTTTCCAACATCCACGACAGCTGCTCGATCACATCGAATATCATAACGCTGATGTAATTGTGATGGACATTTCAATGCCGCATATGAATGGCTTTGAATTGGCAGCTGTCTTGAAGGAGCGCTATGGATTGGCGCTAAAAATGATTATGTTATCGGGCTATTGTTACGATGCATATGTGACTAAAGCCTACGAAATGGGCGTACACGCGTATTTGTCCAAGCAAGCCACTTATCCGCAAATCATTAACGCGATTAGGCAAAGTGCGCTAGGCCATGTGCTCATGTCAGACAAGTGGCTAACGCACACGCGCACAGACAAGCTGACGCTAACAGAGCGGGAAGTGCTGACAAGAGTCGCACAGGAAATGACGAATAAGCAAATTGCCTGCGAGCTCATGATGAGCCAGCGTACAGTGGAACACCATCTTAGCTCGATGAATCAAAAGCTAGGTGTTCGTACACGCATTGGTGCCGTTGCCAAAGGCTATGAGCTTGGCTTACTTGGGCAAATGACGATTGCTGGAGATGATTCTAACCGTTAA
- a CDS encoding class I SAM-dependent methyltransferase — protein MSTNNETSLSYRCPLCEHHEAVLFSTYPTFQLVKCAQCAFIYQPVLEHQIEQYISEIYDAQWVQMREQYTEQTFHEHAAFNHLLIQMFYPYAAEKGRLLEIGSGTGEFLHLMNSIGWDVIGIEPSVAACEYASQTFNLPLRCDMFDPVKLAASEPIATDVQVICFWHVLEHQADPISFLQGAASLLHQDGIMLFSVPNLRSLTNQIHGLQSPLLSERDHLSHFTMEHIQMLLRKANLQSVSLFTRQEINRHVRDVSSIGQLKDKSSLSLQQLVKWQAELQSNGEGHEIVCVCKKGS, from the coding sequence ATGTCTACTAACAATGAAACATCGTTATCCTATCGTTGCCCGCTTTGTGAGCATCACGAGGCCGTTCTTTTTTCAACGTACCCTACCTTTCAACTCGTAAAATGCGCACAGTGTGCGTTCATCTATCAGCCCGTGCTGGAGCATCAGATCGAACAGTACATTTCTGAAATCTACGATGCGCAGTGGGTACAAATGAGAGAGCAGTATACCGAGCAAACGTTTCATGAGCACGCTGCTTTTAATCATTTGCTCATTCAAATGTTCTATCCATATGCGGCTGAAAAAGGTAGACTGCTAGAAATCGGCTCCGGCACAGGTGAGTTTCTCCACCTAATGAACAGCATCGGCTGGGACGTCATCGGCATTGAACCATCCGTGGCTGCCTGTGAATACGCGAGCCAGACATTCAATCTACCTTTGCGTTGCGACATGTTTGATCCTGTTAAGCTGGCAGCGTCAGAACCAATTGCTACCGATGTACAAGTCATCTGCTTCTGGCACGTATTAGAACATCAAGCTGATCCCATTTCCTTTTTGCAGGGGGCCGCTTCATTACTGCATCAAGACGGTATTATGCTGTTCAGCGTTCCGAATTTACGTTCGTTAACGAACCAAATTCACGGACTGCAATCGCCGTTGTTGAGCGAACGCGATCATTTATCCCATTTTACAATGGAACATATACAAATGTTATTACGCAAAGCCAACTTACAAAGTGTGTCTTTATTTACAAGGCAAGAAATCAATAGACATGTGCGTGATGTGAGCAGCATTGGTCAGCTTAAAGACAAGTCCTCCCTCTCCTTGCAACAGCTTGTCAAATGGCAGGCTGAACTGCAAAGCAATGGCGAAGGACACGAAATCGTTTGTGTATGTAAAAAAGGCAGCTAA
- a CDS encoding ABC transporter permease has product MTFRQYAFNNVIRNKRTYAAHFLSSAFSVMMFFTYAMLQFHPDLQGELTLTSHTVNVFGKVAMSVAQLLIFVFSFFFLLYSVSSFLKTRKKEFGILLIHGITPKQLFRLVFMENMMIGIAAIMTGITVGIIFTKLILLIIATVLVIDQGLPFYLPWQAIALTFVAFLVLFLAISLFTSRMLKMNQLIELIKAEDKPKPELKASIWLSLLAVMLILAGYLAVYLFAINTDLVPLLIAGVGLTIIGTYFLFTQLSVYLIGWLRKQERLFFKRTNLLMFSELTYRMRDNANMFFMIAIASAVAFTAIGVCAAASNKGLSEMKNPYAFSYTTFSEHKAEQSNIATIKRKLEQAQIPYRFGTVTLMLTDNSQIMMNLSDYNSLSTALGYESETLASNEALLVSSKQDDHDHYKGVYPSNVLEVEQSNQKIRLNEKKAIIRNMIPDVALNSARIVVTDAQFEQFRALSNESTLIRKFYGFVVENWEQTTKNVSFQLMDEIGEFDEHVAIYYFNSLYLDWRKDKQENGLLMMSGVLVGIVFFTFAASFLYFRLYTDLEREKEQYQLISKLGLTKLELKKMVTQQLLLMFFLPIIVAIMHSSFAIFSLQQLVHYALVSDSFTIIACFVLIQVLYFAIIRWRYINKIHKTIS; this is encoded by the coding sequence ATGACTTTTCGACAATACGCGTTTAACAACGTCATTCGGAATAAACGCACATATGCGGCTCACTTTTTAAGCAGCGCCTTCTCGGTCATGATGTTCTTTACGTATGCCATGCTGCAATTCCATCCTGATCTGCAAGGCGAACTAACACTAACGAGCCATACCGTGAATGTGTTCGGAAAAGTCGCGATGTCCGTCGCCCAACTGTTGATTTTTGTATTTTCATTTTTCTTCTTACTGTACTCGGTCAGCTCCTTTCTCAAAACGAGAAAAAAAGAATTTGGTATCTTGCTTATACACGGCATAACACCCAAGCAGCTGTTTCGACTCGTATTTATGGAAAATATGATGATTGGCATAGCCGCCATTATGACGGGAATAACGGTCGGCATTATTTTCACCAAATTAATATTGCTCATAATTGCAACAGTATTAGTCATTGATCAAGGATTGCCTTTCTACTTGCCCTGGCAAGCAATCGCTCTTACGTTCGTTGCGTTCTTAGTTTTGTTTTTGGCGATTTCACTGTTTACGTCACGCATGTTGAAAATGAATCAACTCATTGAATTGATCAAAGCTGAAGATAAGCCAAAGCCAGAACTGAAAGCATCCATTTGGCTCTCGTTGCTCGCTGTCATGTTAATCCTAGCTGGTTACCTTGCGGTTTATTTATTTGCCATCAACACAGACCTCGTCCCCTTGTTAATTGCGGGTGTAGGTTTGACGATTATAGGTACTTATTTCTTGTTCACGCAGCTTAGTGTGTATCTGATAGGCTGGTTGCGTAAGCAAGAGCGGTTGTTCTTTAAGCGTACGAATCTATTAATGTTCTCAGAGCTAACGTATCGCATGAGGGACAACGCGAATATGTTTTTCATGATCGCAATCGCGTCGGCTGTCGCATTTACGGCAATTGGTGTCTGTGCAGCGGCAAGCAACAAAGGGTTGTCGGAAATGAAAAACCCTTATGCTTTCAGCTACACGACCTTCAGTGAACATAAAGCGGAGCAGTCGAATATTGCCACGATTAAACGGAAATTAGAACAAGCTCAAATCCCATACCGCTTCGGCACCGTTACACTGATGCTCACAGATAACAGCCAGATTATGATGAATCTGTCTGATTATAATTCATTGTCGACTGCACTCGGTTATGAAAGCGAAACGTTAGCGAGTAATGAAGCCCTGCTCGTATCTAGCAAGCAAGATGATCATGATCATTATAAAGGGGTTTATCCTAGCAATGTGCTCGAAGTGGAGCAAAGTAATCAAAAGATTAGGCTCAATGAGAAAAAAGCGATAATCCGCAACATGATTCCGGACGTTGCCCTTAATAGTGCCCGTATTGTCGTAACTGACGCTCAATTTGAGCAGTTTAGGGCTCTATCCAATGAAAGTACCCTGATTCGAAAATTTTACGGCTTCGTTGTCGAGAACTGGGAGCAGACAACCAAAAATGTTTCCTTTCAATTGATGGACGAAATCGGAGAGTTCGATGAACATGTTGCGATTTATTATTTCAATTCTTTATATTTGGATTGGCGCAAGGATAAGCAAGAAAATGGGCTGCTTATGATGTCTGGTGTGCTCGTTGGCATCGTGTTCTTTACATTTGCAGCAAGCTTCCTCTACTTCCGTTTGTATACAGACCTAGAGCGTGAGAAGGAGCAGTACCAATTAATTAGTAAATTAGGACTGACCAAGCTAGAGTTGAAAAAGATGGTTACGCAGCAACTGCTACTTATGTTCTTCCTGCCGATTATAGTCGCGATTATGCATAGTAGCTTTGCTATCTTCTCCCTGCAGCAACTCGTCCACTATGCTCTAGTGTCGGACTCATTTACGATAATCGCCTGCTTTGTACTCATCCAAGTTCTCTACTTTGCTATCATTCGCTGGCGATATATCAACAAAATACACAAAACGATTTCCTAA